A part of Rhopalosiphum maidis isolate BTI-1 chromosome 3, ASM367621v3, whole genome shotgun sequence genomic DNA contains:
- the LOC113556371 gene encoding protein O-mannosyl-transferase 2 isoform X1, with amino-acid sequence MTQSTTKTAVHSSQNDEPKGNSTWWILFIILTVLSFGTRLYKVDEPDHVCWDETHFGKMGSWYINRTFFFDVHPPLGKMLIALSGVLTGYNGSFPFEKPGDKYEGVNYVGMREFCTILGGALIPFTFVSIWEMTHSLNAATLSASLVLFDVGTLTLTQYILLDPILLFFMLASFVGICKFRSYTSYEFSVNWWFWLIFTGVTMACCVCVKFVGLFQVTFIGLMTIADLWFILGKLSKPISYTVKHFVARFICLIILPILVYVGFFYIHLSILNKSGNGDGFYSSAFQSKLQGNSLHNASMPKDVSFGAIITLKNHRTGGGYLHSHWHLYPENVGAKQQQITTYAHKDENNRWLVKFYNDDEKISINDTVRFLKHGDMIRLEHVPTRRNLHSHREPAPITRKHYQVTGYGENGTGDYNDVWKVFVDGGSDGNVVSAVTSKIKLVHVLQHCVLTTSNKQLPKWAFEQHEVTCSPNLRDTNSYWNVEDNINPKLPNVSFEVYSPNFLARFIESHAVMFQGNAGLKPKEGEVTSKPWQWPINYKGQFFSGNNYKIYLLGNPVIWWGNIVVMLLYNLISIWKAIINKRKSNQNNETVADSKQQLLTTCNWLFIGWGLHYIPFYAMGRVLYFHHYFSAFLYSSMLTGVTIGYLLEIIKTSKPTLIRKTIYDGLIGFIYASIIFSFYLYSPLAYGMSGPISTEQNSTMFGLRWLDSWEF; translated from the exons ATGACACAGTCCACTACAAAAACGGCAGTCCATTCATCGCAAAATGATGAACCCAAAGG GAATTCAACATGGtggatattgtttataatactaacAGTTCTTTCATTTGGGACTCGATTATATAAAGTGGACGAGCCTGATCATGTttg ttGGGATGAAACGCATTTTGGAAAAATGGGAAGTTGGTACATAaatagaactttttttttcgatgTGCATCCTCCGTTGGGAAAG ATGTTAATAGCTTTATCTGGAGTTTTAACTGGATATAATGGTAGTTTTCCATTTGAAAAACCAGGTGACAAGTATGAAGGAGTCAATTACGTTGGAATGCGAGAG ttttgtacaattttaggAGGAGCTTTAATTCCATTCACTTTTGTATCCATTTGGGAAATGACACATTCATTAAATGCGGCAACTTTATCAGCTTCTTTAGTATTATTTG ACGTTGGGACATTAACATTAACTCAATATATTTTGCTCGATCCCATACTACTATTCTTTATGTTAGCATCATTTGTGGGGATTTGCAAATTTCGGTCCTATACTTCATA TGAATTTAGTGTTAATTGGTGGTTTTGGTTAATATTTACTGGTGTAACCATGGCCTGTTGTGTATGTGTCAAGTTTGTTGGATTATTTCAAGTGACATTCATTGGATTAATGACAATAGCTGATCTATGGTTTATACTTGGAAAACTTTCAAAaccaata AGTTATACTGTGAAACATTTTGTAGCAAGGTTTATTTgtcttataattttaccaaTATTAGTGTATGTtggatttttttacatacatttatctatACTCAATAAAAGTGGTAATGGCGATGGATTCTATAGTTCTGCTTTTCAATCAAAATTACAAGGCAATTCATTACACAATGCTAGCATGCCAAAAG atgtatCATTTGGggcaataataacattaaaaaatcatagaaCTGGTGGTGGATATTTACATTCGCATTGGCATCTTTATCCAGAGAATGTTGGGGCCAAACAACAACAG ATTACTACCTATGCACACAAGGATGAAAATAATCGATGGTtggtaaaattttacaatgatgatgaaaaaataagtatcaatGACActgtaagatttttaaaacatggaGACATGATAAGACTGGAACATGTACCGACAAGGCGAAATTTACATTCACACCGCGAACCAGCTCCAATAACAAGGAAACATTATCAAGTCACTGGTTATGGAGAG aaTGGTACTGGTGATTACAATGATGTTTGGAAAGTATTTGTTGATGGTGGTTCAGATGGTAATGTTGTCTCTGCAGtaacaagtaaaataaaattagttcatGTTCTTCAACATTGTGTGCTCACTACAAGCAACAAACAATTGCCAAAATG ggcGTTTGAACAACATGAAGTCACGTGTAGCCCAAATCTAAGGGATACAAATTCATATTGGAATGTCGAAGATAACATAAATCCTAAAT tacCGAATGTCAGTTTTGAAGTATATTCCCCAAATTTCCTTGCCAGATTTATTGAATCACATGCTGTCATGTTCCAAGGGAATGCCGGTCTCAAACCAAAAGAAGGAGAAGTGACGTCTAAACCTTGGCAATGGCCAATAAACTATAag ggACAATTCTTTTCTggcaacaattataaaatttatttacttggaAATCCAGTTATATGGTGGGGAAATATAGTGGTTATGTTATTGTACAATTTGATTTCAATTTGGAAAgccataattaataaacgcaagagtaatcaaaataatgaaactg ttgcaGATTCTAAGCAGCAGTTACTGACTACATGTAATTGGCTATTTATTGGATGGGGACTACACTATATACCATTTTACGCAATGGGAAGGGTTTTGTACTTCCATCACTATTTTTCAGCATTTTTATATAGCTCAATGTTAACAG GTGTAACAATCGGTTATTTATTGGAAATAATCAAGACATCAAAACCAACTCTTATTCggaaaacaatttatgatgGACTCATTGGATTCATATATGCATCAATCATCTTtag TTTTTATCTATACTCTCCTCTTGCTTATGGTATGTCGGGACCCATTTCAACAGAACAAAATAGTACAATGTTTGGATTACGCTGGCTTGATTCTtgggaattttaa
- the LOC113556371 gene encoding protein O-mannosyl-transferase 2 isoform X2, translating to MTQSTTKTAVHSSQNDEPKGNSTWWILFIILTVLSFGTRLYKVDEPDHVCWDETHFGKMGSWYINRTFFFDVHPPLGKMLIALSGVLTGYNGSFPFEKPGDKYEGVNYVGMREFCTILGGALIPFTFVSIWEMTHSLNAATLSASLVLFDVGTLTLTQYILLDPILLFFMLASFVGICKFRSYTSYEFSVNWWFWLIFTGVTMACCVCVKFVGLFQVTFIGLMTIADLWFILGKLSKPISYTVKHFVARFICLIILPILVYVGFFYIHLSILNKSGNGDGFYSSAFQSKLQGNSLHNASMPKDVSFGAIITLKNHRTGGGYLHSHWHLYPENVGAKQQQITTYAHKDENNRWLVKFYNDDEKISINDTVRFLKHGDMIRLEHVPTRRNLHSHREPAPITRKHYQVTGYGENGTGDYNDVWKVFVDGGSDGNVVSAVTSKIKLVHVLQHCVLTTSNKQLPKWAFEQHEVTCSPNLRDTNSYWNVEDNINPKLPNVSFEVYSPNFLARFIESHAVMFQGNAGLKPKEGEVTSKPWQWPINYKGQFFSGNNYKIYLLGNPVIWWGNIVVMLLYNLISIWKAIINKRKSNQNNETDSKQQLLTTCNWLFIGWGLHYIPFYAMGRVLYFHHYFSAFLYSSMLTGVTIGYLLEIIKTSKPTLIRKTIYDGLIGFIYASIIFSFYLYSPLAYGMSGPISTEQNSTMFGLRWLDSWEF from the exons ATGACACAGTCCACTACAAAAACGGCAGTCCATTCATCGCAAAATGATGAACCCAAAGG GAATTCAACATGGtggatattgtttataatactaacAGTTCTTTCATTTGGGACTCGATTATATAAAGTGGACGAGCCTGATCATGTttg ttGGGATGAAACGCATTTTGGAAAAATGGGAAGTTGGTACATAaatagaactttttttttcgatgTGCATCCTCCGTTGGGAAAG ATGTTAATAGCTTTATCTGGAGTTTTAACTGGATATAATGGTAGTTTTCCATTTGAAAAACCAGGTGACAAGTATGAAGGAGTCAATTACGTTGGAATGCGAGAG ttttgtacaattttaggAGGAGCTTTAATTCCATTCACTTTTGTATCCATTTGGGAAATGACACATTCATTAAATGCGGCAACTTTATCAGCTTCTTTAGTATTATTTG ACGTTGGGACATTAACATTAACTCAATATATTTTGCTCGATCCCATACTACTATTCTTTATGTTAGCATCATTTGTGGGGATTTGCAAATTTCGGTCCTATACTTCATA TGAATTTAGTGTTAATTGGTGGTTTTGGTTAATATTTACTGGTGTAACCATGGCCTGTTGTGTATGTGTCAAGTTTGTTGGATTATTTCAAGTGACATTCATTGGATTAATGACAATAGCTGATCTATGGTTTATACTTGGAAAACTTTCAAAaccaata AGTTATACTGTGAAACATTTTGTAGCAAGGTTTATTTgtcttataattttaccaaTATTAGTGTATGTtggatttttttacatacatttatctatACTCAATAAAAGTGGTAATGGCGATGGATTCTATAGTTCTGCTTTTCAATCAAAATTACAAGGCAATTCATTACACAATGCTAGCATGCCAAAAG atgtatCATTTGGggcaataataacattaaaaaatcatagaaCTGGTGGTGGATATTTACATTCGCATTGGCATCTTTATCCAGAGAATGTTGGGGCCAAACAACAACAG ATTACTACCTATGCACACAAGGATGAAAATAATCGATGGTtggtaaaattttacaatgatgatgaaaaaataagtatcaatGACActgtaagatttttaaaacatggaGACATGATAAGACTGGAACATGTACCGACAAGGCGAAATTTACATTCACACCGCGAACCAGCTCCAATAACAAGGAAACATTATCAAGTCACTGGTTATGGAGAG aaTGGTACTGGTGATTACAATGATGTTTGGAAAGTATTTGTTGATGGTGGTTCAGATGGTAATGTTGTCTCTGCAGtaacaagtaaaataaaattagttcatGTTCTTCAACATTGTGTGCTCACTACAAGCAACAAACAATTGCCAAAATG ggcGTTTGAACAACATGAAGTCACGTGTAGCCCAAATCTAAGGGATACAAATTCATATTGGAATGTCGAAGATAACATAAATCCTAAAT tacCGAATGTCAGTTTTGAAGTATATTCCCCAAATTTCCTTGCCAGATTTATTGAATCACATGCTGTCATGTTCCAAGGGAATGCCGGTCTCAAACCAAAAGAAGGAGAAGTGACGTCTAAACCTTGGCAATGGCCAATAAACTATAag ggACAATTCTTTTCTggcaacaattataaaatttatttacttggaAATCCAGTTATATGGTGGGGAAATATAGTGGTTATGTTATTGTACAATTTGATTTCAATTTGGAAAgccataattaataaacgcaagagtaatcaaaataatgaaactg ATTCTAAGCAGCAGTTACTGACTACATGTAATTGGCTATTTATTGGATGGGGACTACACTATATACCATTTTACGCAATGGGAAGGGTTTTGTACTTCCATCACTATTTTTCAGCATTTTTATATAGCTCAATGTTAACAG GTGTAACAATCGGTTATTTATTGGAAATAATCAAGACATCAAAACCAACTCTTATTCggaaaacaatttatgatgGACTCATTGGATTCATATATGCATCAATCATCTTtag TTTTTATCTATACTCTCCTCTTGCTTATGGTATGTCGGGACCCATTTCAACAGAACAAAATAGTACAATGTTTGGATTACGCTGGCTTGATTCTtgggaattttaa
- the LOC113555621 gene encoding glycosaminoglycan xylosylkinase: MLYLKCYYKYYYITLLSIFLVLCLNVYLVFFFSKDESSIGNPSIIKYNATYSATQNIMNSLSKLDKEYDVPVPTFQSNVLRELNVLLSNLKLKINGDIDLFAATIKVMNQNGLMPLHGTPYLGSTINLLKTSKITKTYNAFKGTQLKLILMFENKQEVLFKPKWYLESEIIEGSVYAGKDRYNGEIIAFYISLILGFPRVPIVVKRILDASELHETANIGLKKTMYINSTTKETCVYGKCYYCKREDPICTKSERLEGAAIFHLPSNIKLTQHLHPWRRTYIENKKARWEDDNDYCDSVKSNYNSERVLDFIDVSIFDFIIGNGDRHRYEVMEQFNNTILLIDNGKSFGNPYKDHIDILAPLYQCCIIRLKTWQRLKSIKGGTFTNILQSMLDIHETLSLLTLPHYHALERRLKIIYATVVMCQRKSDKSILK; the protein is encoded by the exons ATGTTATATCTTAAAtgctactataaatattactatataacttTATTGAGCATTTTTCTCGTtttgtgtttaaatgtttatttagtgttctttttttcaaaagatgAATCATCTATAGGA aacCCATCtatcattaaatacaatgCAACATACTCTGctactcaaaatattatgaattcgtTGAGTAAACTTGACAAAGAGTATGATGTACCAGTACCAACTTTTCAGTCAAATGTTTTAAGAGAACTTAATGTActcttaagtaatttaaaattaaagatcaATGgtgatattgatttatttgctGCTACTATTAAA gtaatgAACCAAAATGGACTTATGCCTCTTCATGGTACACCATATCTGGGATCaactattaacttattaaaaacatcaaaaattaCCAAGAcatataatgcatttaaagGAACCCAGCTTAAGTTAATacttatgtttgaaaataaacaagaagttctatttaaaccaaaatg gtacCTAGAGTCTGAAATTATTGAAGGCAGTGTATATGCCGGTAAAGATCGTTATAATGGTGAAATAAtagcattttatatttctctTATTCTTGGGTTTCCACGTGTTCCAATTGTGGTGAAACGAATCTTAGATGCATCAGAATTGCACGAAACAGCAAAtattggattaaaaaaaacaatgtacataaatt CAACAACCAAGGAGACATGTGTTTATGgcaaatgttattattgtaaacgtGAAGATCCAATATGTACAAAAAGTGAACGTCTAGAAGGAGCAGCAATATTTCATCTGCCATCAAATATAAAGCTTACACAACATTTGCACCCTTGGAGAAGAAcatatattgaaaacaaaaaagccag atgGGAAGACGATAATGATTACTGTGATAGTGTTAAATCTAACTATAATTCTGAAAGAGTCTTAGATTTTATTGATGtatctatttttgattttataatcggAAACGGAGATCGACATAGATATGAAGTTATGGAACAATTCAATAATACTATTCTTCTAATTGATAATGGAAAAAG TTTTGGGAATCCTTATAAAGATCACATTGACATACTGGCTCCACTTTATCAATGTtgtat AATCCGTTTGAAAACTTGGCAAAGACTTAAATCGATTAAAGGCGGAACAttcacaaatatattacaaagtaTGTTGGACATACACGAGACCTTATCTCTTCTTACTCTACCACATTACCACGCACTTGAGCGacgactaaaaataatttatgctaCTGTTGTTATGTGTCAAAGAAAATCAGATAAATCGATTCTCAAATGA
- the LOC113555622 gene encoding uncharacterized protein LOC113555622, which yields MMCQIHTRHRAEYERRLERIQPALDRVKSLLRSSCKSKSLINSQFYVSGECAAWLVGRTERFNVIDIFAVAYLPADFQFPHNNAVYMESNYYTADCTTVINFLTDGTDYQPPIQVIFSWFDFSVVSVFINLFDTGIIFTYDCLCDYWKCIVTNNGCLQHGEVQYPLLFNSSSQDDDTLRTFRRLQPIYQKFRKRVYDVSPRNRDDYLLKMSIEIDRVNKYSMRLFPIKSMNKYKPQDVAMSFCDYIYCTFCKRRELLAIKYVHLWRHKTYAPPYGYGYKAAQTRFLSWQYSNYNGKNDNDIYTLKHCKCIPSF from the coding sequence atgatgTGCCAAATTCATACACGTCATCGGGCAGAATATGAACGACGACTGGAACGCATACAACCTGCTTTGGATCGTGTCAAGTCGTTGCTGCGTAGTAGTTGCAAGTCGAAAAGTCTGATAAATTCTCAGTTTTACGTGTCGGGAGAATGCGCGGCGTGGCTGGTCGGTCGCACGGAAAGATTCaatgtaattgatattttCGCCGTGGCGTATCTTCCCGCAGATTTTCAATTCCCCCACAACAATGCAGTCTACATGGAGTCTAACTACTATACGGCCGATTGTACCACGGTGATCAATTTCCTTACCGATGGTACCGATTACCAACCTCCAATACAGGTAATATTTTCATGGTTCGATTTTTCCGTAGtatcagtttttataaatctattcgACACCGGCATAATTTTCACTTACGATTGCCTGTGCGATTACTGGAAGTGCATTGTAACGAATAACGGTTGCTTGCAACATGGCGAAGTTCAATATCCGCTTTTGTTCAATTCGTCTTCACAGGATGATGACACTCTAAGGACTTTTCGAAGACTACAGCCTATATATCAGAAATTTCGGAAACGTGTTTATGATGTTTCACCCCGCAATCGTGacgattatttacttaaaatgtcAATTGAAATCGACCGCGTCAACAAGTATTCGATGCGGCTGTTTCCGATCAAgagtatgaataaatataagccTCAAGACGTGGCTATGTCTTTTTGTGATTACATTTACTGTACGTTCTGCAAGCGTCGTGAATTGTTGGCCATTAAGTATGTACATTTATGGAGACATAAGACATATGCACCGCCATATGGCTACGGTTACAAGGCAGCTCAAACTCGTTTTCTATCATGGCAGTACAGCAACTATAATGGCAAGAACGACAATGATATCTACACCCTCAAACATTGTAAATGTATACCATCATTTTGA